The nucleotide sequence AATACACAGAGACTGTAATCATCTGATAAATTGAAACACAATTGAAAAGGAGGGCGATAGATATGGAAAAAGGAACATGGGAAATCAAGAAGGGATTTGCGGAAATGTTCAAAGGTGGCGTCATTATGGACGTCACAACAGCTGAGCAGGCAAAGATCGCAGAAGAAGCAGGAGCGGTTGCCGTCATGGCACTTGAAAGAGTTCCTGCAGACATCAGAAAAGCCGGCGGCGTTGCGAGAATGGCAAGCATTGCCAAAATAAAGGAGATAATGGAAGCAGTTTCCATCCCTGTCATGGCAAAGGTAAGGATTGGACACATCGCAGAGGCACGTATCCTCGAAGCTCTCGGTGTTGACTTCATAGACGAGTCTGAAGTTCTAACGCCTGCAGATGACAAATACCACATAAACAAGCATGAATTCAAAGTCCCGTTTGTTTGCGGTGCAAGAAACCTTGGCGAGGCACTGAGAAGGATCGCAGAAGGCGCAGCGATGATAAGAACAAAAGGTGAAGCTGGTACCGGTAACGTCGTGGAAGCTGTCAAACACATGAGAACAGTGATGGCAGAGATTAGAAAAGTCCAGAACTTGCCATACGAAGAAATAGTAACGTATGCAAAAGAAATAGGCGCACCTGTAGAACTCGTGCAACAAGTGAAAGAACTCGGAAGACTACCGGTTGTGAACTTCGCAGCTGGCGGCGTCGCCACGCCTGCTGACGCTGCACTCATGATGATGCTCGGTGCAGATGGTGTTTTCGTTGGTAGCGGTATATTCAAATCAAAAGACCCAATGAAGATGGCAAAATCGATAGTTATGGCAGTCACGTACTGGAACGACCCAGAGATGCTCTTGAAGATATCAGAAGACATCGGCGAACCAATGGAAGGTTTGGAAATTGAAACGTTAGAAGTAAGGCTCCAAGAAAGAGGTTGGTAAGAAATGGTAATAGGGGTATCAGGCATACAAGGTGATTTTAGAGAACACAAATGGGCGATAGAAAAGCTCGGGGTCGAAACATACGTCGTACGAACTCCAGAAGACCTGGAGAAAGTTGATGGGCTTATCATACCAGGTGGAGAATCTACAACTATGATCCGCATAATGAAGCGCATAGGGCTTTTCGATGCACTGAAAGAAAAGATTTTGAAAGGTTTTCCAGTATACGGAACTTGTGCTGGACTTATAGTCTTGGCCAAAGAAATAGAGAATTACCCGCAAGAGTCCTTAGGGGTAATCAACATCAAAGTGAG is from Fervidobacterium gondwanense DSM 13020 and encodes:
- the pdxS gene encoding pyridoxal 5'-phosphate synthase lyase subunit PdxS, which translates into the protein MEKGTWEIKKGFAEMFKGGVIMDVTTAEQAKIAEEAGAVAVMALERVPADIRKAGGVARMASIAKIKEIMEAVSIPVMAKVRIGHIAEARILEALGVDFIDESEVLTPADDKYHINKHEFKVPFVCGARNLGEALRRIAEGAAMIRTKGEAGTGNVVEAVKHMRTVMAEIRKVQNLPYEEIVTYAKEIGAPVELVQQVKELGRLPVVNFAAGGVATPADAALMMMLGADGVFVGSGIFKSKDPMKMAKSIVMAVTYWNDPEMLLKISEDIGEPMEGLEIETLEVRLQERGW
- the pdxT gene encoding pyridoxal 5'-phosphate synthase glutaminase subunit PdxT, whose amino-acid sequence is MVIGVSGIQGDFREHKWAIEKLGVETYVVRTPEDLEKVDGLIIPGGESTTMIRIMKRIGLFDALKEKILKGFPVYGTCAGLIVLAKEIENYPQESLGVINIKVRRNAYGRQVDSFDEMVEIKGFDRPFKAIFIRAPRVEEWGNEVETLAFLDKHPIMLRQKNVLVTSFHPELTDDTRVHEYFLSMVKEYRK